One window of the Benincasa hispida cultivar B227 chromosome 3, ASM972705v1, whole genome shotgun sequence genome contains the following:
- the LOC120072847 gene encoding RING-H2 finger protein ATL79-like — MNSVDYLGYSYRRLLKDSLFEHPFGNRERIVTICATSVIAAMFVISLFISLFTCFRHQLNSPSSKPPPSTSSSQLTTMPVYIYGDVSSSPSSSYCFTSSFEPRNCVICLAEFKHGDELRVLPNCKHAFHKGCIDQWLLLRSLLCPLCRDHTTEEIGTMRRPICSNYWARNPAFILAFGLGSNVPLPSQL; from the coding sequence ATGAATTCAGTGGACTATCTCGGTTACAGTTACAGACGCCTGCTTAAAGATTCCTTATTCGAACATCCATTTGGAAATCGAGAAAGAATTGTTACCATATGTGCAACATCTGTCATTGCAGCTATGTTTGTAATCTCTTTGTTCATCTCCCTCTTCACCTGCTTTCGGCatcaactgaactctccttccTCTAAACCTCCCCCATCCACAAGTAGCAGCCAACTCACTACCATGCCTGTATATATCTATGGCGATGTGTCTTCAAGTCCTTCATCGTCTTACTGTTTTACGTCATCGTTTGAGCCCAGGAACTGTGTCATATGTTTGGCGGAGTTCAAGCATGGAGACGAGCTTCGTGTTCTGCCTAACTGCAAGCATGCATTTCATAAAGGTTGCATTGATCAGTGGCTTCTGTTGAGGTCGTTGCTTTGCCCGCTTTGCCGAGACCATACGACCGAGGAGATTGGAACAATGAGGAGACCCATTTGTTCGAATTATTGGGCCCGAAATCCGGCCTTCATATTGGCCTTTGGCCTTGGTAGTAATGTCCCATTGCCCTCTCAATTGTAA